The DNA segment TCCGTCTAAGAGTCGGGCTCGCAGCACCAAGAAACAACGACCTCCCTCCACCAGCCGCAGGAATATTGTACCGCATTCGCCCATTTTCATCATCTGCTGGTGCCGCATTAGCGGCATGGGGGTCTAATATGTCTTATTATATCATACGGCATCTAGTGGAGGAGGCTCGGGTTCAAAACGAATACTTGCGCGAATTGCAGGTAATGATCCATATGAAAATGCTGTAACATGCTTCGTTGCTCTGGACAGATAAAGACCGCATGCCGGAATCTGTAATGTCCTACTAGGCCGATTGAAGGGCCATATAACCACGCTTGGCTGACAGGAAGCGAAGATGTATTTCCGTCGCGGCACAAGGTGGGGGGATTATAACCCGGGACATATTTTCTCTTTCGTGAACCTCAATTCGCCGGCTTTCGCACTCGCGGCGGCCCCACTAATTCACCCACAAGTGGTCCTTTCCGTAGGGCGGTTTAGCCATTTCCGGTGATTTTCCACTTGCCCCTAAACCTTTCATGGCATATTCCCAAAAAATACGGTTACCTTGAATAATACATTTGTAAAAGATAATATTTATTTTAGGGCTTGCTGAATAATAAATTTTCTCAGATTTAACAAGGTTTTCATGGCTTTCGGGTCGAATTAATATGCAAGGAAAATGTACGTTTTCCTTCATAATTCGTGCACTTGGAGCGTATGCCATGTATCGTAGAACCGAAAGCCAACCTCAACTATTCGAAGATTTCTTCTTGCCATTCGGCGGAAAATTGAATAAGGACAATCGATGGGTCCAACTCGCAGCCATGATCCCCTGGTGGCGCGCAGAAGAAAAGTACGCGAAGTCTTTCAAGCAATCAATGCGTGGCCAAGTTCCTCTATCTGTTCGCATGGCTTTGGGTGCTCTGTACATTCAGGAGCGTATGCAGCTCGATGATCGGGAAACCGTACAACAGATCACTGAAAATCCGTATTATCAATACTTTCTCGGTTTGCCCCAGTTTCAGGACGAGCCGCCGTTCCACCATTCGCTTATGACGCATTTCCGCAAACGATTGGGCGCAGATGTTATCCAGCAAGTCAACGACTGGATCTTGGAAGAAGAAGCTGACAACAAGCAGAATCAGGATGACGATGGTTCGAACCGGCCAACGGGAGGCCGGAATGGCGATGACAGAACCGGCCAGCCAGACAACGAACAATCGAAAAACAACGGCACACTCATGCTCGATGCCACATGCGCCCCGGCAGACATTTCGTATCCAACGGATTTGAAATTGCTGAACGAAGCGCGAGAGAAACTTGAGGAGATCATCGATGTACTGCATGAACCCTTTGTTGGTGAAGCGCAGAAACCAAGAACGTACCGGAACACTGCCCGCAAACGGTATCTCGAGATCGCCAAGAAACGCAGGGCAGGTGCAAAACAGATTCGCAAAGCAATCGGCCAGCAGCTTCGTTATGTCTCTCGTAACCTTCGAATCATCGATATGCTTGCCGAAAAAAGCGGCCTGGAGCGTCTGAATGCCAAGCAATACCGGCAGCTACTTGTAATTGCTGAATTGTATCGCCAACAGCAGCTGATGTACGTCAATCGAACTCATACGGTTGAAGATCGCATTGTCAGCCTGTCTCAGCCACATGTCCGTCCGATCG comes from the Paenibacillus thermoaerophilus genome and includes:
- a CDS encoding IS5 family transposase, which encodes MYRRTESQPQLFEDFFLPFGGKLNKDNRWVQLAAMIPWWRAEEKYAKSFKQSMRGQVPLSVRMALGALYIQERMQLDDRETVQQITENPYYQYFLGLPQFQDEPPFHHSLMTHFRKRLGADVIQQVNDWILEEEADNKQNQDDDGSNRPTGGRNGDDRTGQPDNEQSKNNGTLMLDATCAPADISYPTDLKLLNEAREKLEEIIDVLHEPFVGEAQKPRTYRNTARKRYLEIAKKRRAGAKQIRKAIGQQLRYVSRNLRIIDMLAEKSGLERLNAKQYRQLLVIAELYRQQQLMYVNRTHTVEDRIVSLSQPHVRPIVRGKVNAPVEFGAKLAISLVDGYARMEQLSWDNFNESITLKSAVEAYVERHGCYPEAILADQIYRNRENLRYCKEHGIRLSGPSLGRPKKEDDRDQTLAKKDASCRNAIEGKFGEAKRSYGLGRIRARLRETSETVIALQLLVMNLERKLRVLFLPFFRLLLNLLCQPRLA